In Yamadazyma tenuis chromosome 7, complete sequence, the sequence TCCAAAACACAATTGTGGTTCCAGAGAAGGATGATCTCGATCTTTCACACCATATAAAAGGAATCTCCGGGAGTGATTCTTATATTGAGTTTATTGATACAGTGATAATATATGTTTCAAGcaagaagatcaaaaaTTGCATATGCGACGGGTATGAGGATCCTGCTAAGAAATTGTCATACTCAGCTGACTATTTCAACCCATATGGAAGTTTCAAGGTGAACGTCTTGAAGAATAAACTTTGGCAATGCATCTACAATATTGTTGGCAAAGATAAATTCTTGGTACTTCTATTGGGAACAAGAGTGTACATTCGAGGAGGGAATGGAACTTATATTCAGTTGTGTGGGAACGAGATTCCCtattccttcaaaaatttCGACTCCAGTTTGTCCCAATTCGTACCCAACTTCGACATACTACCCGAATCCGTTCAAGAATTAATGATAGAAATCTTAGGGGATGAGGGTATGGTAGTATCAAATCTTCCCAAAAAGTATAATGGTTTCCAAGATGTATGCTATAAGGTCTACTCAAACCATGAAAAATGCAACTATGGTCAAATTCTCAGTAATTTAAAGTCTAAGATTGATAACTCCATGTTGGACCCAACCACAGTCATCAAAAGCGATGTTGGTATTGTGGTGAAGTTTACTCTTATAATAATGGGCAAAATTTTTGGGGGTTTTGTATGGGGTAATAAGAGAAATAAATCGGTTATCTCTAAAATGACCATCAATTACGTTAAGTATGGTGTACGAGCCATTCCAAGTGACATAAATCTCCGCTCACTTAAGTCATTCTCACTCAAGGCTGTTGAATGGGTTGGTACCCAACTGCGTATAGCCAATGTCCAGGACCTAAATATGAGACTGTCGTTGATAATAAAATTCATTAGTTGGTATTTATGTACGTTTCTTAAGAGACTTGTATGTAAATTCTGGAAAAGGATTCCTAGAAATGCCCCAGGAGGGAAGTTTTACATGGAATATTATCCAATTGAACAATGGTCCATAAGATCCAAAAGATGGTTGAAAGAATACACCGATCTGTTTTTATATCCACTGAATGGAGAGTTGACTAAACTGAGCGATTGTGAGAACAACTTCGTTGGTTCTACGAAATTAATACCTAAAGCTGAAGGATTTAGATTACTTTGTATACCACTTAGGTCTCGTCCTTTAGCCAtgaatcaacaagaagaagagattaGATACAATGTTCATCTCAGAAACTTTGTTAAACCATTGCAATATCTAATTATGACAAAGGATCGAGAGCTTTCTAAATCGAGAACATTTTCCCACCCGAGGTCTTTCTCGATCCAAGATGTTGCCAAACATATtaaaaacttcaaaggGCAGCTAAGTAAGTGTGGAAGAATGGATAAATTTtacatcttgaagtttgatatGAAGCATTGTTATGATAATATGGATCAGGATCGTATGTTATCTTGCATTGAAAAgctttttgaaaatgacgaGGATAATAAGACGTACTTTGTAAGGAGATACAGAGAGAGATTTATGTATTCCGATGAAAGGGATAAGAGCAAGTTCATTGTGAACGATCTTGAAAATTTAGATCTATTCAATGTTGATAAATGGGACGAAGACACCAAAATACAATTGGGAAATGATAACAAGGCTTTGGTAGATAAGTGTGTGACAGcaaagttcaagaaaaaggaAGTCATAGATGCCGTTGATGACTACATTAGAAATTCCGCCATAATCGTTGGAAATTCTTCACTAAAGCTATACAAGAGGCGAAAAGGTGTGTTCCAAGGATTTCCTCTTCTGGCAACCCTTTGCAACATTTTCTATAATCAGCTAATAGATGAGGAGTTGAATTTTACCTTCCAAGAAGCCAATCAAATTTCAACTTTGATTCGTTTAGTAGATGATTTTCTTTTCATATCCACTAGCCAAGAGAATTGTCAAAAGGTGTACTCCAAAGTTTCCAGTGACGAATTCAAGGCTATCGGAGCGATTCTAAGTGAGAAAAAAACTAGCTGGATTGAAGGTGGTCTTTCATTACGGATAAACGTACCTGGACAGGACGATGAAATaaaagatgaagaatcCCAATTATCGTTTGTTGGGCTCAGTATAGATCGAGCTACTTTGGCTACTAAACCGTTAGATATTTCTGATCCTACAAGGTTGGTATTGGAAAGGTGCAATAATTTTAAAGAACTTTATTCTTTCCTACTTTGGTGGTACAAAGCTCAGTTGAAACCGAACTTGATAAGTTTGGAATACGCTccttttgaacaacaacatgGGAATCTTAAAGGGGTTTGGAGAGCTTTGATAGACTCATTTACATCCTTAACTGAccatttcatcaaaaatggcCACTCTGTTTCAATCCACAACCACTCATTGTTCATCCTCGGAATTCTTGAAGcaactttgaacaaatgGAACTACACGAATAAGCAAAAATATAACACTCAGATTTGCAACAGTTTAACTAAACTTCTCACAGATCAAGCCACAATAGATAAACATATAGAACAAGTCTGTTATATATTACATTACTTATAGGATATACATTTGAATGGTGACGTAATAGTAGTACAGGGTATGAAACAACATATATATGTTCAAAGTTAGATGATACCACCCATAGAGCTTTTAAGGTTTTCTGAATCCTTGAGCTGTCTTTGcctttcaatttcatcaattccTCCAGACTTTCTCAACTtagaatcatcaataaaACTGCCTAGTTCCTCTTGAAACTCTGTCAAATCCATCATTTGCTTGTTCTTTTGCCTAAGTTTTTCAGCTTTATTGATTGCATCAACTCTGCTTTCATGATCTGGTTTTAAAGCAGCCACTTCACTCAAAACAGCATCTTTGATACTATGAAGATTCTCACCTGGTTCAGGGATTGGTAAGTTAGCAACCACTTTATTTCTTCTATAGCTGCTCTGTTTGCTCTGCTCCAATGAACATTGTTCTACAAGATCAAATGTTTCCTGAATCTTGgcaagatcttcttctaaATCTTTAGTCAAatcatcttgaaggttgaagaattgttgCTCTTCGCAGACTCTGTCGAGTTCCGCTTCCCAAATCTTTTTCCATACTGTCTTctccttgttgatgaaactAGACATGTCCTTTAGTGAGTCGCCAGCAGCCACAATCTCCTTCATTGTGGCCTTCAACTGCTGTGCGCCCACTCTGACCCCACGTTGAGCAACATCTTTTCTGAGACCTTCCATCACATCTTGTAAATCATCAACCTTGGTCAATAGACTATCAGATTCCTCAGATAATCTTCCATGACACTTTTCCATGTATATTCTGTTAGATGATTTTGTGGCATCGATACCACtctcttgaagatgcttGACTTTAGAATCAATATTTTTGACAAATGTCAGAACAACACTCTTATTAGCCCCTTGAAGCTGCCTGatcaccttcaactcattctCTATAGAGCTGACTtccttgatcaattcaGAAGGGATTTCTGTGTTCTTAGTAGCTAAACCATTGCGTGATATATTACTGACGGACAGGTCTTGGTCATTTTTTAGTGAAGCAGAAGGAATAGGTGTAGGTTGTTGAGCAGAAATCATAGGGATCTCGATCGATTTCATCGAGCTCTTTATAGTTGCTTCTATTAAACCACCGAACGAATCAAACTTACTCTTAAGTTCCAGCACTGTCTGTTCGAGCTCTTTGAATGACTGATTATTATGCGTGCTATCATCTAAAGTTAAAGATCCAGTATCGTCAGCAGCTGCATCGGAATCCTTCCCATTAGAATAGGTCTTGGATTCGTTTAAACAAAGTAAAGTCCCTGTTTTGATATCACTCAAATATTGATCTTCTAATTCGTAAGAGACATTGGTCTTGGGATCCACAATGTAAATTTCAGGGAAATCTGAAGCTCCTGGTGAATATGcaaatttttcaacgaAAAGAAGTCTTAAAGAAGCAAAGCTGACTGGCATCTTTATTGGAGCTTTCTTGGTTTGGTCCTCGATCTTTAAGAAAATATACGTATCCTCTTTTTGAAACTCGTCTATAACTTCTGTCTTGCTTGAAGAGACCCTATCGCGCATAGAATCTCTAATGGATTGTATCAGCACAGAACGGTTATCTCCAGGTGTGACCTTTGGTAGTGCATTAGTAGGATTTATGTTCGCTAGCTTTGCGTACTGATAGGCACTAAATCTTTTTGAAGCCCTTCTCTGAAGGAAACTTTCATTCTGAAGTTGGCTAAGGGCATCTCTTTCAGTCTTGGCTTCTTTCGATACTTTCTTCTCCGGTTTTTCTCTAGAAGGCTTGGGAATAGAATTAGCAATAGGATCAGCCAAAGGAGGAGGTTGAGAAGGGGGAATGCTCTGAGTTTGAGGCCTACTTTGTGGAATTGATTGAGGTGAGGAGTCTTCTGACATGGATTCTAGGGACTTCTGTCTCCTTTTTATCACTTTAATCTGTTCTTTCTGGTCCTGAGGTGGGCTGTTAGAATTAGATCTATCTCTATCCTGAGCAATTAACTTTGCTTTATTTTGCTTTGACTTTAAGTTCTGAAGCAAAGAAAcaatgatatttttgatATTAGGCAAGAATCTGTTTAAATTCTCCTGGCTAGGAGCTTCACTCAAAGCACTTTCTAAAATAACCCTCAATGCTTGAGGtacatcaccaatatcacTTATATCAACACCCGCATGATTAAAAGCTCTACTGGCAGCCCTGAAATCGTTACCCAACTTAACATAAGCATCAGAAACAAATTTATCGTCAACCTCTTTCTTAGCCCATTGAGTTAAACTTTCTAATAAGTGTTTAGTGGACACCAATAATCTTGTTACACTTGATTCAATGGAGTTTGTAGAATGCCTCTTGCTCGAATGTTTCGATCCTTGTGAAACAGCAGGTGAATTGCTCATTATTTTCAAGGACGCTCAATGTACAACTATGATATGCTGCTTTAATTTGTACAAATATCTGCTGTGTTCTCAAACACCCACAATATTTTGATCTCAGAAAATTACAAGTAACAGTTTTTTTCTCGCGTTTTTTCGTGAGTGGAGCTGCAAAATCTATATTAACTACACAACAGATTAGCACTCGGAACCGTGAAGCTGAACCAATCTTTCCTTTATCTCGGGTTTGACCTCCCAATTAGATGTACTTTTATTGTAGTTTGCCAATTCTTGGATCGTGTGCTTTAAAGTGGCTTTGGTGAAGCTACCAAACTCTTCCTTACTCTTAGAGAGTTCAGTTAATGTTCCTATGGTGAATTTGTTATTCTCTTCCAAAAACTGCATTAGACGGAAGACgactttttcatcttttATTGTAGATTTTTGTGGTGTGAGTACATTGGCCTTTGTAGGTGAGCTTCCTTTAGCAGGTGAAGAAACAGAGCTGACTTGAACCAGAGTCCCTAGGCTTTGTATCTGGGCAGCAGATGACTTGATATTGAAGTAGTTGCGAGTAGGATCAATACCAAATTCGATATTAATATGCAATCTTTCATATTTCATGCCATTGAACATAGGATTATTGTCATCATTCCATTGGCATATAGGAACCAATGGACCCATAAActttttctttctcttaGCGTcattatcaacaaaatcgTCCAAATCGTCATCGGCCTccatttcatcttcatcttcatcctcgtcttcatcttcatcaatatcttcaccttccccttcttcttctccattcCATTCCAAATCCGAATCATAATCGTAGTCATATTTGGTGGTTGAGGTGTTGAATGGCTCAAATATAGGAAAGTTCATTCCCAAGTGTTCCTTGGAACACCAGGTCCCTATATAAGGTGGTTTTTGGTTTTCGTAGAACTGTAAGTATTTAATGCCAGGAATATTTTGAAGCATTTGGTAAATTTCGTGTTCAGTTACATCTGATGAATTAAGTGCACTAATAATATCATCGGGGGAGGTTGCCTTTTTGTAAGAGTTCGAAGTATTGTCTTTGGTTGGTGTAAAGAAAGCTGTAGCTTCTTCGAGAGGAGCCTGAGATTCAGATTTTAGAAGCTCGTCATAACGACTAATAGCTATAGTCAAAGTACTCAGGGATAATTGACGACTTGGAGCCATCATCACAGTCTTTTTCTGGAAAAATGGTAAAAATGTTTTGTTGTAAGGAGATTCTGATATTTCTTTAGTCACTGTCTCACTCTTATCTTTCGCTATGACAGCCTTCGTTGGTGTTCTTTGGGAATTTACAGCGAAAAAGCTGGAGATCTTTCTTTGACCTTTTTccctttcttcttcaagcttaagtctctcttcttcctttaTACGTTCTCTTTCTAatctctcttcttcttttctcttttctctCTGGAGACGTTCCTCCTCCTTCTTACGCTCCCTTTCAAGAcgctcttcttctttcttaCGCTCTCTTTCTAAGCGTTCTTCTCCTTTCTTGCGCTCTCTTTCTAAGCGTTCTTCCTCTTTCTTTAGttctttctccaacttctcctCCTCTTTCCTTCTTTCCTTGGCCAACCTTTCTTGCTCTTTTTTTTccctttcttcttcccGCTTGCGTTCCTTTTTGAGCCtttcctcttctttcttACGCTCTTTCTTAAGTTCTTTTTCTAGCCTTTCCTCCTCCTTTTTAATTTCTCTCTCTaacttctcttcttctttccttttgagcttggccaatttctcttgttctttctgCTCCAAACGCTGCAAACGAAGTTCTTCCTTTTTTTGCTTATCCTTCTGTAGCTTTTCCTCctgtttttgaagcttgACTTCATCTGAAAGAGAATTCTCTTTGTCTTCATCGTCGCAGTTTTCAATGGCATCATCTAGGATATCGTTGTCTTCAATGATAGTCAAATCAGGACTCAAACACCTTCTCTTAGAAGGCAGAAAATCTTCTTCGAGAACAATATTCAGCGACTTTAAGTCACTCTGAACTCTTCTCTTCCCATCCATAGACGCCTGTGGTTCTTTGCTTGGGGTCATTACAGGCGAGCCAGTTTGAGCTAAAGTGCTTATTTTGAACATCTGTTTTCCAAGTTACCAAAAACCGCACACGCGTTTTGTAGGCTACGCGAATTGTGGTTGCAGAAGTACGATTTGAGATTAGAACGCATCAGACTTCAGAATGTCAAGTTTAACTATCAGCTCCTTTGCGGTTTAGAATTGCAATGTGTTCACTCTATAAGTTTCGTAAAGATAACACACACTCTTCCCTTATTTCTCCAGAAAAATAGTCGTATCGTCTCTTACTTTCTGACGAATGCACATACTTTGAGCCTTTAGTTGGCCAACCTACATTTTTTATAGTCATGCTTATATTTAAATAGGTATACAAAAATCATTAAAGCAGAAATGAAAGATCTGTCAAGTAGATAAGATTATTAATAGTCTGGAATGTCCAAGTGAAAGAAAGGCGTATCGGTTGAAACGGCTGAGAAATATTCTGAATCCAAGTCAGCTTCCAAGTCTTGGTCAGTTGCTATGTTCACATAAGTAGTATTACTAACCAAAGCATTGTTCTCGTAAGAACCGAAACCAGCATTAAGCAATCCTCTTCTTATCCAAGGAGAAAGAATGCCGGAGAAGTGAAACTCAACTTCTCTGTCAGTATAAATGTTCAAAGACTTTCTCAAGTCAACTAAAGTTTGAATTCCAGTAACATCCGTAGATGCAACGGTACTGA encodes:
- the RLF2 gene encoding chromatin assembly factor-I (CAF-I) p90 subunit (EggNog:ENOG503Q3JS; COG:T): MFKISTLAQTGSPVMTPSKEPQASMDGKRRVQSDLKSSNIVLEEDFSPSKRRCLSPDLTIIEDNDILDDAIENCDDEDKENSLSDEVKLQKQEEKLQKDKQKKEELRLQRLEQKEQEKLAKLKRKEEEKLEREIKKEEERLEKELKKERKKEEERLKKERKREEEREKKEQERLAKERRKEEEKLEKELKKEEERLERERKKGEERLERERKKEEERLERERKKEEERLQREKRKEEERLERERIKEEERLKLEEEREKGQRKISSFFAVNSQRTPTKAVIAKDKSETVTKEISESPYNKTFLPFFQKKTVMMAPSRQLSSSTLTIAISRYDELLKSESQAPLEEATAFFTPTKDNTSNSYKKATSPDDIISALNSSDVTEHEIYQMLQNIPGIKYLQFYENQKPPYIGTWCSKEHLGMNFPIFEPFNTSTTKYDYDYDSDLEWNGEEEGEGEDIDEDEDEDEDEDEMEADDDLDDFVDNDAKRKKKFMGPLVPICQWNDDNNPMFNGMKYERLHINIEFGIDPTRNYFNIKSSAAQIQSLGTSVQVSSVSSPAKGSSPTKANVLTPQKSTIKDEKVVFRLMQFLEENNKFTIGTLTELSKSKEEFGSFTKATLKHTIQELANYNKSTSNWEVKPEIKERLVQLHGSEC
- the BUD6 gene encoding Bud site selection protein 6 (BUSCO:EOG09261I1I; COG:S; EggNog:ENOG503NVUH); this encodes MSNSPAVSQGSKHSSKRHSTNSIESSVTRLLVSTKHLLESLTQWAKKEVDDKFVSDAYVKLGNDFRAASRAFNHAGVDISDIGDVPQALRVILESALSEAPSQENLNRFLPNIKNIIVSLLQNLKSKQNKAKLIAQDRDRSNSNSPPQDQKEQIKVIKRRQKSLESMSEDSSPQSIPQSRPQTQSIPPSQPPPLADPIANSIPKPSREKPEKKVSKEAKTERDALSQLQNESFLQRRASKRFSAYQYAKLANINPTNALPKVTPGDNRSVSIQSIRDSMRDRVSSSKTEVIDEFQKEDTYIFLKIEDQTKKAPIKMPVSFASLRLLFVEKFAYSPGASDFPEIYIVDPKTNVSYELEDQYLSDIKTGTLLCLNESKTYSNGKDSDAAADDTGSLTLDDSTHNNQSFKELEQTVSELKSKFDSFGGLIEATIKSSMKSIEIPMISAQQPTPIPSASLKNDQDSSVSNISRNGLATKNTEIPSELIKEVSSIENELKVIRQLQGANKSVVSTFVKNIDSKVKHLQESGIDATKSSNRIYMEKCHGRLSEESDSLLTKVDDLQDVMEGLRKDVAQRGVRVGAQQLKATMKEIVAAGDSLKDMSSFINKEKTVWKKIWEAELDRVCEEQQFFNLQDDLTKDLEEDLAKIQETFDLVEQCSLEQSKQSSYRRNKVVANLPIPEPGENLHSIKDAVLSEVAALKPDHESRVDAINKAEKLRQKNKQMMDLTEFQEELGSFIDDSKLRKSGGIDEIERQRQLKDSENLKSSMGGII